TTTAACCCCCTGCCGTGTTCCGTCCACATAAAGGCTCATCACCTTCACGCTAATTTAGATGCCGGTATAGCGCTAAAAGATTCAAGCGTGGCCGGAAAAGAGGTTTCGGATAGGCGATAAATCAGTTAAAAACAACGTGTTCCAGCGACAGGTGAAAGGTGAAATCGGGCGCGGTCTGGTTCAGGTTTTCCGACAAGCCAAAGCTTGCCACATATCCCCCCGCAATCAGGTATTTTAATCCGAGTGTAACTTCTATCCATTCGCGGCTGAACTGGTAAATGTCCGCCGATTTTAGGGGGGAGGTGTTGAACATGCTTTGTCCTATAAGGTGTAAATCGCCGGTTACCGGAATCTCCAGCGCCACAAAGCCCGCGTACATTGGCTCCATCGGGATGCCCTGGCCGCCGCTGTTCAACTGGCCTGGGAATGTCACTCCTCCTCCGGCGTGGGCGATTATGGATTCCGATTCCATTGACGCCAGTATCCTCCCACCCCATTCCCAGGTGGACGAGCCGGTTCCGGTATTCGGGGACCCCGTGGGAGCCTGGGCAAGCAACTGTCCAGCCACTTTCACTTTTTCCCCGTCATGCAGAATGGTTTTCAGCCACAAGCCGGTATCGCCAAACATGGCGCCTTTTTCCCCCGAAACGATTTTTTCGCCGTCGTGGTAAATAGCGTCTTCGTAGCGGTAATCTCCCGTTTCAGCCTGGCCTCGATAGCCTCTCACGCCAAGTCTGCCGTGCCACCAGCGTATCAGCCCGTCCAGAAAACCCTCGGAAGAGCCATACACCGCCGCGTTGAACCCCACTTCCAGTTTTCCCGGAGTTATGGGGACAGACAGGTTCACATCCGCTTCGGTCAGTTCCCTGTCAATTGCCGCAAGCCATCGTTTGCCGCCGTTATAAAGATAGATGTTGGTGTGGTTCACATCTATCCGCCAGCGGAAAGATTGCGCTGTCAGCGCGGATTCCGGAGAGGGGTAGAGAAGCGACACGTATAACGGATGGTGGTTCTTCATGGGTATTGGGCCCATATAAGCCGGTTCCGCCGCCGCCGTGGCCGCGGAGAGGAGGATTATAAAATGGAGACCCCAAAAGCCACGCAATCAGATCTCTTCCGCGAAAGTTTCCTTGCCCTGGTCAAACCAGTACAGCCCCAAAAAGGAAAGGGCCATTCCTGTAATGGCAATCACCGCCACCACCAAAAGGTCGGGCGTTTTGCCATATAAGAACATGTCCTGATAACTCACCGCCAGCATGGCCATGGGATTTATATAGAACACGAAACGCCAGTCTTCCGGCGTTTGGCTGATGGGATAAAGTATGGGGCTTACGAAGAACCAGAGCGTTATGAAGTTGCCCAGAATGTGCTGGGTGTCCCGGAACTTCACGTTGAGCGCCGCCAGAATATAGACCGGCCCAAGGGTGAAAAGCGTCTGCGATATCATAACTATTGGAAGCCACAGCGCGGCCCAGCGGAGAGGCACCCCGTAGGCGAACATGAATATCAGCAGAAGCGGCAGGCTCAGCGCGTAATTGGCCAGGTTGGAGAGGATCTTCACCATGGGCAGTATCTCCGCGGGGAACATGGACTTTGTTATAAGGTTCCCGGCGCTGGTGATGCTGTTCACCCCGTCCAGAAGCGAGGATGAGAACCATATCCAAGGCAGAAGCCCGGCGAACACGAACACGGCGTAGTTTTCCACTTGCGCCCGCATGTACACGGAGAATACCAGTGAATATACCAGCAGTAACAGAAGGGGATTCAGGAACGTCCACACCACGCCAAAGAAAGAGCCCCGGTAGCGCGCCTTCAACTCTTTTACCACCAGCGCCCATATAAGCTCCCGGCGGCGGTAGAGGGTCTTGATATTGTCCAGAACCTGTCCTTTCATGATCATCGGATTTTGACGGATCAAAAGTCAAAACGGGGTTTATTATAACAGGCCCGTGGCGTGTGTTGGCCGGGCTTTTATTTTTATGGAGTGGCGCTCAGCCGCCGATGAGGGCGTTGTGCTCGATCTTTATGCACTTGTCCTGGACCACGGTTATCCCAGCCTTGCGGAGGATGGCCGCCACCGGATTATTCACTATCCCCAGTTGAAGCCAAACTACCCGGGGTTTTTTAGCGAGGATATCTGCGGCCAGTTCGCCTATGGAGTCCGCCCGGCGGAAAAGGTCTATTATGTCCACCTCACCGGGTACCTGGGCGATTGTGTTGTACGCTTTAATACCCTCCCAGCCCTTTTCTTCCAGGGCAGGGTTTACAGGGATAACCTTGTAACCATGGTCGGCGAGATATAAGGCCACCCGGTATGAGTCGCGATTAGGTTTGTTGGAAAGCCCAACAACCGCCACAGTTCTGCAATTTTCCAGAATCCCCCTTATCTCCTCGGGAGATGGATTGCCTTCAGGCTTTTCGGGCCGTTGGCTTATGTCGCATGCGTCGTTCATGGGACAGCCTCATTCGGCCCCGGTTTTGAGCTCTTTCTTTAGAAATTCCATAAGGTTTGAGGATACTGCCCCTGGAATAGACTTGGCAGTGGTGTCCTCCACTTTCCTGAACACCTCCACAGTTTTCCGCAAGGTGTTCAAAAAGGCCACGCAAGGCTCGCAATCCTTGAAGTGGGCTTCTATCTCGTGGCAGATGGATGGATCCAGCTCCCTGTCTATATATTCGCTGATCCGATCAAATATTTCATGGCATTTCATGGTGTTATCCCCGGCCCTTCAAGGTTTTGGATGCCCCTACAATCCCGTTGAAGTAGTTTGTTAGTTCCTCTCGCATTATCAGCCTTGCCCTGTGCAGGCGCGATTTTACCGCCGCCACCGACATGTTCAGGATTTGCCCTATCTCTATGTTGGAGAAGCCCTCCACGTCTTTCATTATTAGGACGATCTTTTTGTCCTCCGGCAGTTCCGATATTATCCTGTCCAAAACCGTCCGTATCTCCTCGTTTCCATGCATAAGCGCCGGGTTTTTGGACCAGTCCACAATTTCCCTTTGAATGGATGACCCGTCAAACTCCATCGGTTTGTCTATGGATACAAGGTCCACCTTCTTCTTCTTCCTTATCCTCATAAGACAGCCGTTGGTGGCTATCTTGAACAGCCAGGTCGAGAAGGCCGAATCTCCCCGGAACGAGTCCAGCGAGCGATAGACCTGAAGGAATGTTTCCTGCAACACGTCCTCGGCATCCTCCTGGCTATTGAGGAATTTCAAGCAGTGATTGTAAATGCGCGACTCGTACTTCTTGACAATCCGCTCAAATGCGCCAAACGAGCCTCCTTTGACCTGTTCTATTAAAGACAGGTCCTCGCTCTTGCTTTCCTCGCCGTATAAGGGCGATTCGGCGTTGTCCCCCGTGACTTT
This DNA window, taken from Nitrospinota bacterium, encodes the following:
- a CDS encoding DUF3187 family protein, with protein sequence MRGFWGLHFIILLSAATAAAEPAYMGPIPMKNHHPLYVSLLYPSPESALTAQSFRWRIDVNHTNIYLYNGGKRWLAAIDRELTEADVNLSVPITPGKLEVGFNAAVYGSSEGFLDGLIRWWHGRLGVRGYRGQAETGDYRYEDAIYHDGEKIVSGEKGAMFGDTGLWLKTILHDGEKVKVAGQLLAQAPTGSPNTGTGSSTWEWGGRILASMESESIIAHAGGGVTFPGQLNSGGQGIPMEPMYAGFVALEIPVTGDLHLIGQSMFNTSPLKSADIYQFSREWIEVTLGLKYLIAGGYVASFGLSENLNQTAPDFTFHLSLEHVVFN
- a CDS encoding ABC transporter permease, with protein sequence MKGQVLDNIKTLYRRRELIWALVVKELKARYRGSFFGVVWTFLNPLLLLLVYSLVFSVYMRAQVENYAVFVFAGLLPWIWFSSSLLDGVNSITSAGNLITKSMFPAEILPMVKILSNLANYALSLPLLLIFMFAYGVPLRWAALWLPIVMISQTLFTLGPVYILAALNVKFRDTQHILGNFITLWFFVSPILYPISQTPEDWRFVFYINPMAMLAVSYQDMFLYGKTPDLLVVAVIAITGMALSFLGLYWFDQGKETFAEEI
- a CDS encoding CoA-binding protein; protein product: MNDACDISQRPEKPEGNPSPEEIRGILENCRTVAVVGLSNKPNRDSYRVALYLADHGYKVIPVNPALEEKGWEGIKAYNTIAQVPGEVDIIDLFRRADSIGELAADILAKKPRVVWLQLGIVNNPVAAILRKAGITVVQDKCIKIEHNALIGG
- a CDS encoding zf-HC2 domain-containing protein; its protein translation is MKCHEIFDRISEYIDRELDPSICHEIEAHFKDCEPCVAFLNTLRKTVEVFRKVEDTTAKSIPGAVSSNLMEFLKKELKTGAE
- a CDS encoding sigma-70 family RNA polymerase sigma factor, giving the protein MTAEKVTGDNAESPLYGEESKSEDLSLIEQVKGGSFGAFERIVKKYESRIYNHCLKFLNSQEDAEDVLQETFLQVYRSLDSFRGDSAFSTWLFKIATNGCLMRIRKKKKVDLVSIDKPMEFDGSSIQREIVDWSKNPALMHGNEEIRTVLDRIISELPEDKKIVLIMKDVEGFSNIEIGQILNMSVAAVKSRLHRARLIMREELTNYFNGIVGASKTLKGRG